The nucleotide window CCGCCTCCCCGATGCTCTGGCTTACCATCTGAAAACTGGGGGCGGGCGCTGGGGGGAGGTGAAGCCCTGACCTCCCAGAAAGAGCTTTGAGCCTCCAGCATGGAGGGAAGTCCCCCTTCACTCAGTGTGGAGGTACTGAGCCCCGGGAGGAGATGCTCCTGCGCAGCCCCACTGAGTCAGCTCATCACCGCCTGGAGAGCACGGCCTGCCCTCCACCTGGCCAGTCCCTGCGGCCATCTACTGACTGCTAAGCCTTCGCTCAGCCAACACCCAGTTGGTCAGCCTGGTCACAGTCCAGCAAAAAGAGGGACTGACACTGTAACCCACCAGTGACACCACTCTTCCCGGCTGGATGGTCAGTTGGCTCTGGCATGAGAGAATGTCATTGCCAGTGAGCGCCATCCTCAGGGTCCCACCCCCGACACCTGGCTCCTGACTGAACATTTCTTCCCAGTACTTCCAGCAGCCAGACGCTGGCGCCCAAGCTCGCCGGCTGTTGCTGAGGGCCTGTAGGTGTGTCCAGGACTGAGTGGTGTAGTGGAGACAGGTGAAAGGAGAGTGGAAAGGCAGGGAAAGGCTGTTGTCCTTATTGCCACTCTTCCCACCCAGCGCCCACCTGTTCTCTGCCCCCTCGACATCCCTCTGGCTTGCTCACCTGTGTGTGTTAGAGGCTGGGCCCCAGTTCTCTGGGGATCCTGTACCCAAGGGCCTGGGCGTGTGTGTCTCATGCTGTCTTCTGGTCACAGGAGCATGTGGTGTCTGTCATTTCATGTTCACAGGTGTCTGAAGTGGCTATTCATTGAGCGATGGGGCTGGACTTGAAGGAATGCCCAGGTGTGGACGGGTTGATGTGTGCATGAGCCTCTGTGTTTGCTGTCTCAGAAACTCTGTGACGGTTGTCAGAGACATTGAGAGGGGGGTGTGTGCATGCCACATTTAGCCTCGCTGTTTACAGCCAGTTCAGTAAGTTTCTGTgtctcactgtgtgtgtgtgtgtgtgtgtgtgtgtgtgtgtgtgtacagagctGTGTGGGTGTTGTCTGAGTGGGACATGGGGGGTTGGGAGAGGAGTGTGAAAGACTTGAGGCAGGGTGGCCTGGGCCCTGGTTTGTCTTTGGTTGTAATGGGGCGGGAGGCGGTGGGATTCGGGAAGGTCTTCTGGGCCTGTCCTCTCTTGCCCTCTGTGTCTCTGACTATGGGCTGAAGACCCAGTGGAGAGAGATGAGGTGACTGGGGGTGTTGGAGAACGGAGAGCCCAGATGGCTCTGTGCTTCTCTGTGCTCCTCTGCTTGGCTCTGTGCCCCGTGTTTCTGAGCCTGCTCTATTTACCTCTTGCATTGTGGCTCTCGATCTGTCTCTGCCTGCCTCCTATCCTCTGCCTGCCTTTGTGTCTCTGCCCCGGGCTCCTCTCGGCTCTGTGTGGCTCGGATGACTCATCTGGGATAGGCATGAAGGTTACTCAGGGGAACAAGAGCCCCGCTGTTCCAGAgagaggtgggggtggagagtgGCACCCAGGAATTCTGAGCCAGTCTCCTGGGACGCTGGCCGCCTGCTCCCTAGCGCTGGACCCTAAGGGACCAGGCGTGATGCCTTCTGGTTCTAGCCTCTCCTTGATAACTGAGTGCCCCCCACAACTCAGTCATCCCCCTCAGCTGCTGCTTCAGAGCTCTGGGGTCTCAGCTGCCTCTTACATTCCTGCCCTAGTGCATTGTGGGAGCAGCTGAAGGAGGACAAAGGGATGGGGGAGTATCCCCCACTCCTCCTACCTCCTGGGGTGACCTGCCTTCCTTGTCTTTAGACCCGCCCTCATCTCCAAGGCAACTCAGCCTTTCCTCATTCCCTCAGAGGCAGCCACCTTCTGGAAGTGGGAACTGGGGGGACTGGATGTCTGGGTCTCAGGAAGGCAGAGCAGGGATAACTGGGCCCAAGATGCCCTGAACCTGATAAGAGGTGGCAGTCGAGGCCCTCAGGACTCTAGGGCCTGGAGACTTCACTGTGGGGCTCTGGGACCAGTACAGGTTAGGACAGCTTTTCCTgcagcaggggaggggagagtaGTTATTTGGGTTTGTAAGGAGATGCCatttagaattgttttatgtGGGGTAAGCTTCCTGGACCTGAGGAACAGAGTAGGGATTTTGAAACTTTAATGGGCACAGATCACCTGGGAAttgtgttaaaatgcagattctgattcagcaggtcaaGGGTGAGCCTGAGATTCTGATTTCTTCCATGCTTCCAGGTATTGCTGATGGTCCAAGGACCACCCTGGGCCTAGAGGGCTCTAGGGGACAGTAAGACTGGAAGGTGCTGGGGTCCCCTCTGCCCTTGTCTTAGAAGTCTAGACTTCTATGTGGGAGGGCAGCAGGGTCAGCTGGTCCAGGCTTATCTGATGTTTAATTCTATCATATCCTCAACAAGGAATTGCCCAACCTTTTCtgggacatttattttttaaaattcaaaattaatttcatgttCTTTTACATATCATATGGTTTTACATAAATGCATTTATGTTATAGGATTTAGAAAAATAGTACAATCAACctgtctttttttatttgcttttcttttgcccCATTCATGTTAACTCGTGTTATATTATATTCTATTgttatattctattatatattctttacctgtagacatacacacagatatatatacaaacatgGGTGCTTGTTCTGTTTTCAAAAGGTGGGATAATTTTTTATACttctgtaggttgcttttcaTATTCAACAGATACACAAGGAAATTACACTAAGTTAGGAATTTATTGCCTCTTTGTTACTTTTCATAGCTGCAGAGTAGTCCATaaaccttattattattattttttaattccagcCTGTCCCCTGTGAGCATTCACATATCTTACAGATTTATGTCTCACAAAAGGTGCCATAATAAACATCTTTgagcatcttcttttttttcttttttctttttctttttcattttttttttttttttaaagagatggggtctcgctatgttgaccaggctggtctctaactcctggcctcaagtgatcctcccatctcaacctcccgaagtgctggggttacaggcatgagccaccagacccagcccTGCACATATGTTCTTTCttcctggtgcttctgtctcccCATTTGGGTAGATCGTTAGGAGAGGGAATGCTGGGTCGAAGAGGAcgtgctttttaaattataatagaCATTGCTAGATCCCTTTCCTAATAGAGGATAACACTACATTTCTGCCATTGAGCATGGTGCCTCCCTTTTCTTCACCCTCCACCACTTTTATATGTTACAGCCTTAAAAAAATATCTAGTCAATCTGCGTGGTATTTCCCTGAGGCTAGTGAATTTGACCATAAAAAAATGTTGGCAATTTGGCTTTGCTTTTCTGTGAAATGACTATTCAAATTCTTTGGTTGTTTCTTTATTGggttacttatatattttttcttgtcagTTCCTAAGGGGCCTTAGTTTACTGTAGTTATTAAACCTTTTCCTGTTGTGTGTGTTATAACATTTTTTGCACACTTGTTTGTTCTAAGCCATTGTCTATGGGGGTATTTTGCCCATTCTTGATTGCAGAAATGGGGCTTCAGGAAGTTAACTGATCTCTGCCCTAGTTTCTTCATGTGTTAAATATGGACAGTAATAGTATCTACCTTATGAAGTGACTGTGAAGATAAAATTATGGATTCTGTTTAAGGGTTTAGGCCAGTGTCTGGCACAGGGGAAGCATTCTAAAAATACAGCTGATGCTGTTAAACAAtgactgttgttgttgttttactgttattatccccaaAGCGGCCCATTCTGTCTGTTGCTGTCAGCTATGACTCAGTCCCCTGATTAACTTACCCACCACCCATTTTATCCCCTGCAGAGatgctgcccccacccccttAGGCCCGAGGGATCAGGAGCTATGGGGCCAGGGGCCCTCTCGTCTTTACTGCTGCTGCTCTTGGTGGCAAGTGGAGATGCTGACATGAAGGGACATTTTGATCCTGGTGAGGAGACTGAATCATGGGTCCCTGAGGGCCAAGGCTTGGGAGGTAGAGATTCTGGGGGCCTTGACCTGTTACATGCCTGCTTTTTACTCAGCCAAGTGCCGCTATGCCCTGGGCATGCAGGACCGGACCATCCCAGACAGTGACATCTCTGCTTCCAGCTCCTGGTCAGACTCCACTGCCGCCCGCCACAGCAGGTACTTGGCACACCTGATACACCTGCAGCTGCCCCGAGGGGAGCCCCTGGGACCTCTACTTCCCCTCCAACCCCTCTGCCCATGCCAGTGAAAGCCCTGCAGTCTGAGGGGCGAATGAAGTGGGGTTTAAGTACTGGAGATAGAGGCAGACCTGGGGCCAGATGTTCTCTGTGCCCCTCTTCACCCTctcaggttggagagcagtgacGGGGATGGGGCCTGGTGCCCCGCAGGGTCGGTGTTTCCCAAGGAGGAGGAGTACTTGCAGGTGGATCTACAACGGCTGCACCTGGTGGCTCTGGTGGGCACCCAGGGACGGCATGCTGGGGGCCTGGGCAAGGAGTTCTCCCGGAGCTACCGGCTGCGTTACTCCCGGGACGGTCGCCGCTGGATGGACTGGAAGGACCGCTGGGGTCAGGAGGTGAGGCTGGCAGAGGCAGCACCCAGAGGAGGTTGATTTTCCTCACTTCCAGCTGTACTGTAAACACCACCTATACACTGACGACCCTCCAGTTTATATAATCGCCAGCCCAAGCCTCTCAGCTGAGCTCCAAACAGTATTGCAAACCTGGCTACCTTTTGGACTTCTTCAcctagatgtctttttttttttttttttttaaacagatggggtcttgctatgttgcctaggctggtcttgaactcctgggctcagcgatcttcccaccttagcctcccaaagtgctgggattacaagcattgtAGTCAGCCACCTAGATGtctaataggcatctcaaacGTACCTTTAATTTCCCAAGCTGAATTTGATTCCCATTCCTAACCTAAACCTGCTCCTCCCCTGGCATTCTCCAGCTCAGGAAGTGGTATCACCATTGCCTGGTTGCCTAGGCTATAAGCTAAGATGATATCCttgattcctctttttctctcacctCCTTCCAAAGCATCAGCAGCCCAGTCCGTTCTACCTCCATAGTGTTCCTGAGTCCAGTCACTCCTCACCACTCCACCTCTACTGCCCTAGGCCACCCGCCCACCATCTCCAGCTTAGATGAGTGCAGTAGATGCCAAATCggtctccctgcttctgccctTTTCTGCCTGGAGCCAGATTTCCACCTGGGGGGCTGCATCAAGTGGACCTTAAAGCATGTAAATCAGATACATCACACCTAGCCGACACCCCTGTGCTGGCTTTCCACTCTGCCAGAACAAAAGCCGAGCCCCTAGCTGGTGCGGGATGCTCAGCCTGACCTGGCTCCTGCCTGCATCACTGGCTCCTTGTGCCTCCTTGGCCACACTGCCGTTCTCGTTGTTGCTGGAACAAGCCAGGGCTCGTTCCCACAGCTTCCGGACGTTTTCTCTGTGCCTGCAAAGCTCCTCCCGCAAATAACCACAGGCTCTCCCTCACCCCATTCGGTTCTCCGCCaggtgtcacctcctcagagagccTTTTCTGGCCACCCACTGCACTGCTCTGTCCATACACCCTGCCTCTTGTTCTTCGCAGCTGTTTCCCTTGCTGGGATTTCAGTCCTGCAAGGGTGGGGAGTGACGTTCACCACTGAGAACGTGCCTGGCACAGAGCGGGCACTCACCCACCTTCTGCTGAATAAACAGAGGGAATGGGCTGAAATgaaggggaagctgaggcaggggtgCAGGGCTGTGAGGACTGGGGAGAATCTGGGCACAATGGGAGGATAGGCTGGGAGACAAATGGATGGAGCCAGACAAGGAGAAGAGGGCAGCTGAGCCTGGAGTCTGAGGACAGAACATCAGAGCTGCAAGAGGACCAGAGGTCTCAGCTGTAGATCTTCATTTCACCCATGCCTGGCTGCGCCCCACAGTGCTGTGTGCTCGGTGCCACCCCTCACGGGTCTCTAAGTGGCCACTGTGGGCTCGGCCAGGGAGCAGCTGGTGGCTGGGAAGTAAGATCTGACCTGGACCCCTTCCCACACACCCCGTTTCCTGGCCCACAGGTGATCTCAGGCAATGAGGACCCTGAGGGAGTAGTGCTGAAGGACCTTGGGCCCCCCATGGTTGCCCGACTGGTTCGCTTCTACCCCCGGGCTGACCGGGTCATGAGCGTCTGTCTGCGGGTGGAGCTCTATGGCTGCCTCTGGAGGGGTGAGTGGCCCAGCTCCCTGGAAATCTGTTTCCTGAGCAGGGGAGTGCAGGGTGGGGAGTGTGGAGAATGGGCATCCAGGATTCCCTTTCTCCTGCTGGGAAACTGTCACTCTGAGGAGGGGGCTAGCTGGCATTGTCTCCTCCATGCCAATGTGCCAGTGGAGAGATATGAGAAGGGACCTGAAACCTGCCCAGGCCTGATGCAGGGATGGGGGATGGAGCCTTCGTGCCTCTGATCCCCATCCTCTCACCCTGCCCCAGATGGACTCCTGTCTTACACCGCCCCTGTGGGGCAGACAATGTACTTATCTGAGGCTGTGTACCTCAACGACTCCACCTATGATGGACATACCATGGGCGGGTAAGAAAGACCCCTGCAGGACGTGGAgtttggggtgggagggaggactgtgtgtgtgtgtagggggatgGTGAGTAGGGTGGGGAATGAGACGGAAGAATTGAGAAGAGGGATAGGTTAGGTGGGGCCTCAGAGGGTAGGACTCGGGTGGCCACTGGCCCATGTGACACTGTACAAAAAAGGCACCTCCTTGCTAACACACATTGTTGGAAAttgctgcaataaatatgcaCATCACAGATTGAAATGGTGCCCCTTAGAGGTGGTGGTGTGCTGGATGTGACCTGCAAAGTACCTGTGATACAGCTGGGGTAGGGGTGGAGAGAAGAGCAGAGCCAGCTGCAtgagtgtggggtggggtggggtggggtgggaatggGACTAGTGGACGGGAGCCAGGCTTGCCAGGCCACTGTGCCGGGGGGTGACGGGGCAGAGTGCCCGGATATTAAGACCCTCTTCCCTTCCAACTTCCTCTTCCTTGGTCCCTTCTCCAGATTGCAGTATGGGGGTCTGGGCCAGCTGGCAGATGGCGTGGTGGGGCTGGATGACTTTAGGAAGAGTCAGGAGCTACGGGTCTGGCCAGGCTATGACTATGTGGGATGGAGCAACCACAGCTTCTCCAGTGGCTACGTGGAGATGGAGTTTGAGTTTGACCGGCTGAGGGCCTTCCAGGCCATGCAGGTGAGTGAGTCCGGCTCTCGAGGAGGGCTCTGAAGCCATGGGTGGTGCCGTTGGGGTGCTCCCAGCACTCCTAGCCTTGACCTTGtgccctcttcccttccccccaGGTCCACTGTAACAACATGCACACGCTGGGAGCCCGTCTGCCTGGCGGGGTGGAATGTCGCTTCCGGCGTGGCCCTGCCATGGCCTGGGAGGGGGAGCCTATGCGCCACAACCTGGGGGGCAACCTGGGGGACCCCAGAGCCCGGGCTGTCTCAGTGCCCCTTGGTGGCCGTGTGGCTCGCTTTCTGCAGTGCCGCTTCCTCTTTGCGGGGCCCTGGTTACTCTTCAGCGAAATCTCCTTCATCTCTGGTAAGTCCCTGAAACTGACAACTGATTTCATTCCTAACCCTGCAGTGTCCCCAAAATATTCATTCCTTGCATCATATCCACCCATCACCCACTGAAACTTCTCAATTAGGGGTACCCCAAATAGCTTGAGCCCCTTTCTGCCTCCTGTTCTCTGCGTATCCATCTTTCCTTTGTAAGCCCCTCGCCCATGACTGTTATTGAGCTAGTATGACAGTATTGgttgttaaaatattgaaatacttcTGTATTAGTTGAGAAATACCCTCTAAGCCTCCAGATAACTGTCCTTTGCTTCCCCACAGTCCAGCAACTATAGGGTTAACACCCACCACAGCTGGGGACTTCCAGGACcctgctcccccaacccccactggTCAGTGGTTGTCTATTGAGAATCACCCATGCTTCTGCTCCTTTGCACAGCAATCCACTGCCTCCCTTGGGTCTCCTCCTCATTtacctccctcctttctttttgttccttctcCCCAGATGTGGTGAACAATTCCTCTCCGGCACTGGGAGGCACCTTCCCACCAGCCCCCTGGTGGCCGCCTGGCCCACCTCCCACCAACTTCAGCAGCTTGGGTGAGCAGCCTTGGGTGGGCGTGTGGACCCTCTGCACCCTTCTCCCTGGGCCTCCCCCTCGGCTAGGGTGGGACCCTCCTGTGGTGCTGACCCTGCTGCCTCCGCCAGAGCTGGAGCCCAGGGGCCAGCAGCCCGTGGCCAAGGCCGAGGGGAGCCCGACCGCAATCCTCATCGGCTGCCTGGTGGCCATCATCCTGCTCCTGCTGCTC belongs to Macaca thibetana thibetana isolate TM-01 chromosome 4, ASM2454274v1, whole genome shotgun sequence and includes:
- the DDR1 gene encoding epithelial discoidin domain-containing receptor 1 isoform X3 encodes the protein MPHLASLFTASSRCCPHPLRPEGSGAMGPGALSSLLLLLLVASGDADMKGHFDPAKCRYALGMQDRTIPDSDISASSSWSDSTAARHSRLESSDGDGAWCPAGSVFPKEEEYLQVDLQRLHLVALVGTQGRHAGGLGKEFSRSYRLRYSRDGRRWMDWKDRWGQEVISGNEDPEGVVLKDLGPPMVARLVRFYPRADRVMSVCLRVELYGCLWRDGLLSYTAPVGQTMYLSEAVYLNDSTYDGHTMGGLQYGGLGQLADGVVGLDDFRKSQELRVWPGYDYVGWSNHSFSSGYVEMEFEFDRLRAFQAMQVHCNNMHTLGARLPGGVECRFRRGPAMAWEGEPMRHNLGGNLGDPRARAVSVPLGGRVARFLQCRFLFAGPWLLFSEISFISDVVNNSSPALGGTFPPAPWWPPGPPPTNFSSLELEPRGQQPVAKAEGSPTAILIGCLVAIILLLLLIIALMLWRLHWRRLLSKAERRVLEEELTVHLSVPGDTILINNRPGPREPPPYQEPRPRGNPPHSAPCVPNGSAYSGDYMEPEKPGAPLLPPPPQNSVPHYAEADIVTLQGVTGGNTYAVPALPPGAVGDGPPRVDFPRSRLRFKEKLGEGQFGEVHLCEVDSPQDLVSLDCPLNMRKGHPLLVAVKILRPDATKNARNDFLKEVKIMSRLKDPNIIRLLGVCVQDDPLCMITDYMENGDLNQFLSAHQLEDKAAEGAPGDGQAAQGPTISYPMLLHVAAQIASGMRYLATLNFVHRDLATRNCLVGENFTIKIADFGMSRNLYAGDYYRVQGRAVLPIRWMAWECILMGKFTTASDVWAFGVTLWEVLMLCRAQPFGQLTDEQVIENAGEFFRDQGRQVYLSRPPACPQGLYELMLRCWSRESEQRPPFSQLHRFLAEDALNTV